GAGATCTAGGGCGGTTGTCGGGCATCGATTGCCCTGTTCCAATCGGACCGTGGCTTCCTTTTAAGTGAAGGTCGCCCGGGGACATGGACGAGGTACGAGCCAAGCCTCGTGCTTCCGAATCAAGCGAGACGCTTTCGCGCCGTACCCCCGACACGGCATGACGCTTAAACAGGCTTTCGCCAGCGAAGCACGCCTGCCTACGGCGCCTCGATGCAGGGCACCACTTCGCGGTCCTCGGCCTCTGCGTCGACCAGGCGCTGCAGCAGCAGGGCCAGGGTCACCACGTCCTGGTGGTTGTGCGCGGCGACGCGGCGCAGGTTGCGCGCGCTGCCGCCGCGCAGGTAGCCCAGCCAGGCGGCCGGGGCTTCGGAGCCGGGCAGGTCGTCCTCGCGCACGATGCGCAGCAACTGGCGCTCGATCGTGGCCAGCTTGCAGTTCTCCCAGGTGCCGCGGTAGCGGCGGCGGGTGGGGTGCAGCAGGTCCACGTGGTCCAGCGCCGACAGCGGATCGGCGCAGCGCGCCAGCCGGTAGCGGGTCTTCAGCAGCGGCGCGTCGTAGCAGCGGCCGTTGTAGCTGGACAGCACCGTGGTCGGCGCCAGCCAGGCGCGGAACGCCTCCAGCATGGCCTTCTCCGCGCCCATCGTGGCCATCATCAACTGGCGGATGCGCAGGCCGGGGCCGTCGACAGGATGCAGGTACCAGTCGGCCGCGCCGATCATGAAGGCGCGGGTGCCGGTGCCGCCGGCCAGGCCGGTGGTCTCGGTGTCGAAGAACAGCAGGTCCGACGGCTGCACCGCGTCCTCGCGCCGGGCGAAGGCCAGCGACAGCGCGCTGGCCGGGATCGGCTGCGGCAGGAACGCTTCGATCAGGTGCAGGCCGGGCGCGATCTCCACGCCGGGCAGGTGGCGGTCGGCCGCCTGCGGCTTGCGCGGCGCCGCGGCCGGCGCCACCGTGCGTTCGCGCAGGCCGAGCAGGCGCCGCAGCGAGGCGACGTCGGCGCCGCGCTGGTCGAATGGTTCGATCGCGATCGGCGGCGCCACGGCGGTCGCGGCCTCGCCGCCGGGCGCGGGCGCGCGTGGCGTGGACGGGATGGGCGCCGCGTCCGTCCCGCGCGGCTTGCGCAGCAACGTGGAGCCGCCGGCGGGCGCCGCTGCACGCGCGAGCGCAGGCGCCACCCCACCCGCGGCGATCGCACTGCCGATCGGCCGGGCGCTCGGCGCCTGAGTCGGTGTTCGCGTCGGTGTTTGCGCCGGTGTTTGCACCGGCGCGCGCGGCGCGTCCACGCTCGCATCGCCGGCCTGCTTGCGCAGCGCGCGCAGGCGTTCGAGGCTGATGCTCATGCGCTCCACTCCGGCAGCGCGTCGAGGTCGCCGTCGATCGCGGTGGTCTCTTCGTCCAGCGCCACGTCCTCCAGCAGCAGGCGCAGCACGTGCAAGGCCAGCGCCTTCGGCGTGGTCGCGCTTTCCTCCTGCGCGGCCAGCACCGGGCCGACGCAGGCCGGGCAGCCGGCCACGCAGTCGCAGCGCTGCACCAGTTCGCGCGCGCGCTGCACCAACTCGCCCTGGCGCTGCCACAGCGGTTCGCTCAGGCCCACGCCGCCGGGGAAGTTGTCGTACAGGTACACGGTGGGCACGAACTGCTGCAGTTCCACGCCGACCGGCTCGCCGTTGTCGCCGCCGCGCAGCTGGCCGCGGCCCTTGGCGTCGGCCATCGCGAACCAGGCGCCGTCGCCGTCGCCCACCGCCTTCTGCAGGTCGCGCGCGTCGGCCATCACCGCCACCGTCGCCACCACGTGCAGCGCGTAGGCCGCGCCGAGGAAGCCGTCCAGCGCGTCCTGCTTGGAGGCGAACGCCTTCAGCAGCGTGGCCTGCGGCAGCTGCCACCACACCGCGGTGGTGTGCAGTTCCTGGTCGGGCAGGGTGACCGGGCCGTAGCCGATGTTCTCGTGGGTGTAGTAGCGGATCTTCTTGTAGCCGGCCACGCGCCGCACCACGTGCACCTCGCCGTGGTGGCTGTCGCCGCGCCCGGCCGCGCCGCCGTCGAAGCGGTCCAGCACCTTGAGCTTGGTGAAGTCGATGCTGTCGGTGTAGTAGTCCACGTGGGTGCGGGTGACGTAGGCCTTGCGTCCTTCCCAGTCCAGCTTCTCCACCTGGTACGGGGTGCTCTGCACCATGTGGATCGCGCCTTCGTACAGGGTCAGCGCGGCGGCGGAATAGTCCACCTCGGCGATGATCTGCTGCTTGCCGTCGGTCTTGTCGACCACCACGAAGTTGCCGTCGGCGACCGAGCGCAGGCTCACCGCGTTGGCCGGGTAGCTGTCGGCGATCCACTCCCAGCGCTCGCCCTCCTGGTGCACCACCTCGCTCTCGGCCAGCGCCTGCAGGAACACCTCCGGGTCCACCGGCCCGAACGCCTCGCCGGCGACGAAGGTCAGCTCGAACGCGGCGCAGCGGATGTGGTCGAACAGGATCAGCGGCTGGTCCGGCGCGGTGCGCGCGTGTTCGGGCGAGGCGTCGGCGAAGAAGTCCGGATGCCGCACCACGTACTGGTCCAGCGGTTGCGAGCTGGCCACCAGCACGCCCAGCGACGGCTGCTGGCGGCGTCCGGCGCGGCCGAAGCGCTGCCAGGTCGCGGCGACGCTGCCCGGATAGCCGTTGAGCACCACCACGTCCAGCGAACCGATGTCCACGCCCAGCTCCAGCGCCGAGGTGGAGACGATGCCGTCGATGCTGCCGGCACGCATCGCGCGCTCGGCCTCGCGGCGCTCGGTGGGCAGGTAGCCGCCGCGGTAGGCGCGGATGCGCGGCGGCTTGCGCGGGTCGTGGTCGAAGATGTCCTTCAGGTACTTGGTCAGCACCTCCACCATCAGCCGGGTCTGCGCGAACACCAGCGTCTTCAGCCCGGACTTGATCGCGATGCGCGCGATGCGGTTGCTCTGCGAGCGCGCCGACGCGCGCAGGCCCAGGTCGGCGTTGACCACCGGCGGGTTCCACAGCAGCACGTGCTTGTCGCCGGACGGCGCGCCGGACTCGGTGATCGCATGCACGCGCTGCTCGATCAGCGCCTCGGCGTGCGCGCGCGGATTGCCGATGGTGGCCGAGCACAGGATGAACTGCGGGTTCACCCCGTAGAACGCGCAGATGCGCTTGAGCCGGCGCAGCACGTTGGTGACGTGGCTGCCGAACACGCCGCGGTAGGTGTGGATCTCGTCGATCACCACGTAGCGCAGGTTCTCGAAGAACTGCGCCCACTTGGTGTGGTGCGGCAGGATCGCCTGGTGCAGCATGTCCGGGTTGCTGACCACGATGTCGCCGTGCAGGCGGATCGCCTGGCGCGCGTCGCCCGGGGTGTCGCCGTCGAAGGTGAAGGCCTTCACCCCCAGCTCGCCGGCGCGGTTGAGTTCCAGCAGCTCGGCCACCTGGTCCTGCGCCAGTGCCTTGGTCGGGAACAGGTACAGCGCCTTGGCCTGCGCGGTCATCGCCGCGGCCACCACCGGCAGCGTGTAGCACAGCGACTTGCCCGACGCGGTGGGGGTGACGATGGCCACATGCTCCCCGCGCTGCGCCGCCTCCCAGGCCTGCGCCTGGTGGCTGTACAGCTGTTCGATGCCGCGCGCCTTCAGCGCCGCGGCCAGCGCCGCCGGCACGTCGTCCGGGATCGGCGCATAGCGGCCCGCGCGGCCGGGAATCATGAAGCTGCCGGTGATGCGGTCGTGGTAGCGCCGCTCCAGCCGCTCGGTCAGCAGCGCGCCGTCGCGCGAAGGCTCCCCGCCGGTGGTGGACAGGGCGCGCTCGGCGTCCTCGGTGCGGCGGGCTAGGGCGTGGGCGGGCATCGGAACGGCTCTCAAAGCGGGACAGGGAAGCGGAAAGGCGTCTCAGGGTATGAGACGGCGGCCGACCGGGCGAGGGCGGCTGGCTGAGCGGATTCAGCCAGCCTGACGAAACGCAGCGGGGATCGCCATGACGGCTGCGCCATATGACGAGTGGCGTTATGGTTGGCGGGTGATCCGGACCTTTGTCGACAAGGAAGCCGAAAAGATCTGGCAGGGCACGCCGTCCCGGCGATTGCCGGCCGATATCCAGGTCGTGGCGCGGCGCAAGCCGCGCATGCTCAACAGCGCGGCCGCGCTGGACGACCTGCGTGTCCCGCCGGCCAACCGCCTGGAAGCGTTGAAGGGAAACCGCAAGGGCCAGTACAGCATCCGGATCAACGACCAATGGCGCGTGCGCTTCCAGTGGAAGGACGGCGATGCGCCGAACGTGGAAATCGTCGACGACCACTGACCATCGAGCTGCCATGAAGACTCTGCCCAACATTCACCCCGGCGATGTCCTTCTGGAGGAATTCCTGACCCCGCTGGGCATCAGC
The Xanthomonas sp. AM6 DNA segment above includes these coding regions:
- a CDS encoding ribonuclease H-like domain-containing protein codes for the protein MSISLERLRALRKQAGDASVDAPRAPVQTPAQTPTRTPTQAPSARPIGSAIAAGGVAPALARAAAPAGGSTLLRKPRGTDAAPIPSTPRAPAPGGEAATAVAPPIAIEPFDQRGADVASLRRLLGLRERTVAPAAAPRKPQAADRHLPGVEIAPGLHLIEAFLPQPIPASALSLAFARREDAVQPSDLLFFDTETTGLAGGTGTRAFMIGAADWYLHPVDGPGLRIRQLMMATMGAEKAMLEAFRAWLAPTTVLSSYNGRCYDAPLLKTRYRLARCADPLSALDHVDLLHPTRRRYRGTWENCKLATIERQLLRIVREDDLPGSEAPAAWLGYLRGGSARNLRRVAAHNHQDVVTLALLLQRLVDAEAEDREVVPCIEAP
- a CDS encoding DEAD/DEAH box helicase, which codes for MPAHALARRTEDAERALSTTGGEPSRDGALLTERLERRYHDRITGSFMIPGRAGRYAPIPDDVPAALAAALKARGIEQLYSHQAQAWEAAQRGEHVAIVTPTASGKSLCYTLPVVAAAMTAQAKALYLFPTKALAQDQVAELLELNRAGELGVKAFTFDGDTPGDARQAIRLHGDIVVSNPDMLHQAILPHHTKWAQFFENLRYVVIDEIHTYRGVFGSHVTNVLRRLKRICAFYGVNPQFILCSATIGNPRAHAEALIEQRVHAITESGAPSGDKHVLLWNPPVVNADLGLRASARSQSNRIARIAIKSGLKTLVFAQTRLMVEVLTKYLKDIFDHDPRKPPRIRAYRGGYLPTERREAERAMRAGSIDGIVSTSALELGVDIGSLDVVVLNGYPGSVAATWQRFGRAGRRQQPSLGVLVASSQPLDQYVVRHPDFFADASPEHARTAPDQPLILFDHIRCAAFELTFVAGEAFGPVDPEVFLQALAESEVVHQEGERWEWIADSYPANAVSLRSVADGNFVVVDKTDGKQQIIAEVDYSAAALTLYEGAIHMVQSTPYQVEKLDWEGRKAYVTRTHVDYYTDSIDFTKLKVLDRFDGGAAGRGDSHHGEVHVVRRVAGYKKIRYYTHENIGYGPVTLPDQELHTTAVWWQLPQATLLKAFASKQDALDGFLGAAYALHVVATVAVMADARDLQKAVGDGDGAWFAMADAKGRGQLRGGDNGEPVGVELQQFVPTVYLYDNFPGGVGLSEPLWQRQGELVQRARELVQRCDCVAGCPACVGPVLAAQEESATTPKALALHVLRLLLEDVALDEETTAIDGDLDALPEWSA
- a CDS encoding type II toxin-antitoxin system RelE/ParE family toxin translates to MIRTFVDKEAEKIWQGTPSRRLPADIQVVARRKPRMLNSAAALDDLRVPPANRLEALKGNRKGQYSIRINDQWRVRFQWKDGDAPNVEIVDDH